The following are encoded together in the Bos javanicus breed banteng chromosome 4, ARS-OSU_banteng_1.0, whole genome shotgun sequence genome:
- the LOC133246572 gene encoding prolactin-inducible protein homolog, with the protein MGISAHLRQEVISAKLTIDPVENSTNYYDVTVTVKSYVAKCLVVRVTLEAFSNIIFPYGNFIYTACLCDFSTRNFFWEIQASENGIIKGKAEVVSEENICPSDVEICSLVYKVCIKREIIIRC; encoded by the exons ATGGGCATCAGTGCTCACCTCAG ACAGGAGGTGATTTCAGCAAAACTGACAATTGATCCAGTTGAAAACTCAACTAACTATTACGACGTAACAGTCACCGTTAAAAGTTACGTGGCCAAATGCTTAGTG GTTAGAGTCACGCTCGAGGCCTTCAGCAACATCATTTTTCCTTATGGCAATTTTATTTACACAGCCTGTCTGTGTGATTTCAGTACAAGAAACTTCTTTTGGGAAATACAAGCATCAG aaaatGGGATCATAAAAGGGAAAGCTGAAGTTGTGTCAGAAGAGAATATATGCCCTTCTGATGTGGAAATCTGCTCCCTTGTTTACAAAGTCTGTATCAAGCGTGAAATCATCATAAGATGCTGA